The genomic interval TGCAAGGGGATCCTTCTCACCCTAGTGTGCAAGCCGGACCAAACCCTACTTGGAATGTACACTGTGTCCTGTTCATGTTCATTGCTATAATACTTTGGCCCCAAATAATGCCTATGTTCACGTatgaataaacattttaatattgttgtacacattaatagacattaaataaacatttcattgTAAACATAGTATTGGGGTGTATGTGTCTAGACCCCTTACCTTTTGAGACTCACGTACAtgtgtgtggggaaaaaaaaagtgGATGAAAGGGACTAAAATTTGTTTTCTATTTATGTAATTTACAGATGTCTCAAATACACCCAAATATGCAAATGCATCACAATTTGAAACAGACATTACAGAATGAAGAGTGCCAGCCTCAGGCTAATCTGAAATGTGTAATGGTCACACTTTCTGTAACATATCATTCATATCTATAatgcatgtaatattatttttctgttaataTATGCACACATATAAGCAAAACCATCTGTGAACCTAGTGATGAAGCCTGGTGTCTGAGACCCCCCAGAAAGAATCGGAGACCCCCTGCACAGCTATTTTGCGAATAAACTGACTGGAATCTTAGTCGATGCAGATGTGAGCAGATCCCTTCCTGTTCGTAGTAACTCCGCCTCGGCACATGCTTCAGGCACCGAATGTCGCCATGTAATTCGAACTATGGTGTTGTCTAAATTAAGAATGTTTAGtaaatgctgagtgactccagccaggtctccaaagcaaccaaattggcccggatgctagggagtgtagagtcacatgggttaacctccttgtggtcactatcaTGTGGTTCGCGTTCatgggcgcatggtgagttgtgcatggataccgcagagaatagggtgaagcctccacacacgttatgtctctgcggtaacgcactcaataatccatgtgataaaatgcatggattgttggtctcagacacagaggcaactgagatttgtcctctgccatccagattgaggtgagtcactatgccaccatgaggacctagagcactttgggcattccaaattgaggagaaaaaaaaagttttaaagaatgtttagtaAAAACTTTTAATCATTCAAAATAATCGAATCGGGACCAAATTTGAGATGTCACGGATGCATTGTAATCGGTAGGTAAAGAATCGTATAATTGAATCGAATATTGTCTGagcaaatattaatataaatattaattaatacccCTATTCTGAAAatgcttgtattttaatgtttatggactgacatcttcacttcagttgtaagtgcattactgtaactgcaaatttagctttttgttaaataaatgaggaatgagtcaaaacTTGCATTAAACCtgcaacattcctttaaatacataGTTGGATAATGGCCTATAATAATGCATAAACACCTGAGGtcacaattttcttttctttattttttgtcatgttaCCACTTCAAGGTTTATATTTTCTTCACATGTCTTTAATTTTCTCTGTTGAGTTTTGAGGCACAagaaacaaattttattttttacacatttaaacaattaataatcTCTAATGCACAAAacagtaattataattaataattttctttatttatcacacattatacattttgcacatatacggtgaaattcttctttttcacatatcccagctaggctggggtcagagtgcagggtcagccatgatacagcacccctggagcagatagggtcaagggcttgaacacccgaccttctgatcagtaacccagagccttaaccgctgagctaccactgccctatgTTACACAGATGTATTAAgccaagttatttatttatttagttagttagttagttagttagttagttagttagttagttagttagttagtaagTAAGTAAGTAAGTAAGTAAGTAAGTAAGTAAGTAAGTAAGTAAGTAAGTAAGTAAGTAGCCTAATGCAGACACAGGCTGAGGTCAGAATTGCATACCTATACTACATatttgtctatggcagaaatagtaagagtagtatggtataTTGCAATTTCGAACTCAGCCCCACTCATATATCAGACATGTAAGCTAATAATGTATACAATATCATTTAAAGGCGCATTTGAAAGGTTTTTTTAATGTCACCTTGGACTTACAATGACACCTaggggcgtggatgcagcattaaTTAAACACAATAGTTTTTAGTAACCGACATTCACAGAaggccatgattaatttaatccatgagtgaaagtgtcaataaCAGGATGGTAAAccttttaaagtagttttaaaagtaaaactttttaactttttttttttttgtagaaaaaactgagtgcacctttaaggcatTTAGCAGACACTCTTTTCCAGCATCTGAGGTTGTGTGATTATGACAGATAGTGTGACCATTACAACACTATAgagcaggttgaatttcctcagctggtgaaggaagtacaacctctgctgggcctttttcacaatggagtcaatgtgggtctcccacttcaggtcctgtgagatggtagtgcccaggaacccgaatgactccactgttgccacagtgctgtttagaatggtgaggggggtcagtgttggggtgttcctcctaatgtccacaatgatctccaccattttgagtgtgttgagctccaggttgttttgactacaccagtgagccagcctttcaacctcccttctcatcatcatcttgacagtggtgtcgtctgcaaacttcaggagcttgacagaggggtccttggtgatgtagtcattggtgtagagggagaagagtagtggggagagcacacatccctggagggcaccagtgctgattgtacaggtgctggaagtgagtttcccctgtctcacaagctgctgcctgtccgtcagaaagctggtaatccactgacagatagacatggaaacagagagttggtgtaatttagtctgaaTAAAGAGGTATTTGAATCGTTTTCAAacgttgctttttcatttattgttagcaatgtcctagagaaattaattatatttttttctatcaatGTCTGAGAAAGgtcattttaaaaagtgcattgaaGGGCAGATGAAACGGGCATCTGAATGTTTTATGTAATCctttcatataaaaataaaaaatacaaaattacaaagcCAGTGGGCGAATCCAAACGGCGTTTTTGCGACCCTGAAGGGCACTGCGGGATGGGGACACCACACGAAGGAATGTTCCAAAGGAAAGTGAGCAACTCAAGCCTTCCACGAAGGGCTCTTCCACAAGGCCGTTAGCGAAGGGTACAAGTGATGATCACTTCGAGGAAGCGACTGTTTATGATCACGTGACCCTGAGTGTTGTGTCCTtgggatatattttaaagcaaggtTGTCGATCAAaacatattacatgttcaaaCACTCAAGCGCTATAGCCCTTTTATAACAGTTATTTCTCCTCCACAGTTTACATTCGTCCTCATACATAAGATAATAGACAGCCATAAGCAGAAAGATTCTCCAAAAATAGggtccattttattttatttttttattttttaactgtagGCTAGTCTAAaccttattattatttatttattattaagaccTCTCTTCCACCAAATAACTTTCGTTGGGAAatgttcattcatgtatttttatatacatttatgtacagatatattattattattattattattattattattattattattattattattaaaacagcaccagtaagcaattttaaataagacacaaaaggcaatgtttaaaaaaaaaaaaaaaaaaaaaaaactattacaaaaagtatatttatttgcaaTAACAAATTAACAGCGATAAATAAGAGATTCCTGTTTTCAGAACGGCTGCGCTGCGTCGTCATGGTAACGTTTCAGGACGATAAAGTAGAAGTGACGTATGTGTTTCATCACTCCCTTCATCAAGGGTGTTCCAAACGACCACACTTGATTGGTGCAATTCCTGATTGTGTCAAACTTTTAGAAAAGACTGGCCCTAAAGGTTTTTACGCTCTTCTCCTatttttgacaacactaattTATTTGTTGATCAGTGTCTTTTCAGTAGAGTATCAAACAAAAAATTCGTTTAATTCTTAACAGATCTCAGATTTCTCTACCTGCTTGTGTAAGTTTTTGGAATAACAAGTTTAGTGATATACAATGGGAATATTTCTGGCTTCTacgacaaattattattattattattattattattattattatttaatctaaTAAAGTTGTTGAAGACCCTGTTAAAATTATACATAATTGTTACCCAGTAAATTATAAACTTGCTAAATTTAATAATAGTATTTCCCTCATGTGCTCCTTCTGTCATCAGTTTGAAGAAACAATTATTCATTTGTTTTGGGACTGaacttattgcaaaatattttggGTTGAATTTTCAAATTTTGTTCAAAAGTATTTATCTTCAAACTTCTGTATAAGCcaaataattgtgtttttttggtGAATCTCTGAAATTAGACCCTTCTCATTGTAATTGTATAATTAATGTATTACTTTTTCTTGCCAAATTTTACTTTCATAAGTGTAAATTTTCAAAGTAAACTccttccttttttattttcaagaaaGATATTCTTTAAGGACTTCTAATAATTCTGTTGCATGTAAGACTCTTTTATGGTGTAATGCACATAAGCTAGTATAACAAGCTTTGTCATAATCTTATGTAACCCTCATTGTTCGTTGTTTTGTCTTTGTAATGTAACTGTTATTTTTATCTTGCAAAAAAACACATGAGATGCGAGTGCCCTGCTCCCTCCAGAgttcccacttcaagggctcagcCCTTCGGATGGAGCAGGGCATAGGGATGTCACTGTCCTCTTATGTGTTGTCTTCCTCTCTCTGATATGGGCGTGGCAGAAAAACACGACAGTACGAGTCGCGCATGCACACATTACTGCGAGTATTTGCCTGTTTGGTTTTAGTGATCAACCCACACAGCAATGAGTAGTAAGCAGCACAGCAGCAGAGTCACGGATGAATCACACATGAAACAACTTACTTTGATTTCAAGGCAGACGAAGAATGCCCAAAACGTCGTGAGGGTGGGTGGTGTGACGGGTTTGTCCTGTTTTCCCCCTGTTCCTCTTGCTGTTTAGATGGTATGAGAGCTCAGAGCATTGCCTAGGGTTGATAAGAGAAGAGAGGGAGGGAAGTGGCCATCATCTGTCTCAACAGCACCGGCGCCATCGCATCACAAGGCTGTGTGTTACAGTAAGTAACATCCATGGAGCTAATAACAGAGGCACTACATCGACACGAGCGCAAACATATAAGCAAGAAATGATTTGGTTTGTCTTTGTGTATCGCTGGACTACAGTCACGGCTTAGTTTAGCGCTGCGAACTTTAGGAATGGGGAATCGTTGTTTTCTTTTAAAGTGTCAAGCTTGATAGTGACCTCGCGTGTTCTTAGATATAAAACAAATCATAACACCTCTTTGAAGGCTGTGATGGAA from Myxocyprinus asiaticus isolate MX2 ecotype Aquarium Trade chromosome 1, UBuf_Myxa_2, whole genome shotgun sequence carries:
- the LOC127439799 gene encoding uncharacterized protein LOC127439799; translation: MPFSTKKARGTGGKQDKPVTPPTLTTFWAFFVCLEIKWITSFLTDRQQLVRQGKLTSSTCTISTGALQGCVLSPLLFSLYTNDYITKDPSVKLLKFADDTTVKMMMRREVERLAHWCSQNNLELNTLKMVEIIVDIRRNTPTLTPLTILNSTVATVESFGFLGTTISQDLKWETHIDSIVKKAQQRLYFLHQLRKFNLLYSVVMVTLSVIITQPQMLEKSVC